Proteins found in one Rhodobacteraceae bacterium D3-12 genomic segment:
- a CDS encoding SDR family oxidoreductase — protein MAQKKVALVTGGARGIGRAIVEALSEDHLVVVHYNSTVPEGLGGGCIAVQADLRSEGAAEALIGEAIDKAGRPDVIVNNAGLVESTPKEAFDAQSWRAIFEVNLFAAGAILSAALPHLERGAAVVNISSVNAVLPPMGAAAYGASKAALDLWTRAMAKELGPQGIRVNAVAPGAINTPEAPRDADLTQAFVEMTALGRIGRPDDIAKAVRFLASDAAGFITGEVLTVSGGYRL, from the coding sequence ATGGCGCAGAAAAAAGTGGCTCTTGTCACCGGCGGTGCACGCGGCATCGGCCGCGCCATCGTCGAGGCGCTGTCCGAGGATCATCTGGTCGTGGTGCACTACAATTCCACGGTGCCAGAGGGGCTTGGCGGCGGCTGCATTGCCGTGCAAGCGGATCTGCGCTCCGAGGGTGCGGCGGAGGCGTTGATTGGCGAGGCGATCGACAAAGCCGGGCGGCCCGATGTGATCGTGAACAACGCGGGTCTGGTGGAAAGCACGCCGAAGGAGGCGTTTGACGCCCAAAGCTGGCGGGCGATTTTCGAGGTAAACCTGTTTGCTGCGGGCGCGATTTTATCGGCCGCTTTGCCGCATCTTGAGCGCGGAGCGGCGGTGGTGAATATCTCGTCCGTTAATGCCGTGTTGCCGCCGATGGGTGCGGCGGCTTATGGCGCAAGCAAAGCGGCGCTCGACCTTTGGACGCGGGCGATGGCCAAGGAGTTGGGGCCACAGGGCATCCGTGTGAACGCGGTGGCGCCGGGGGCGATCAACACCCCCGAAGCGCCGCGCGACGCCGATCTGACGCAGGCCTTTGTAGAGATGACCGCGCTGGGCCGGATCGGCAGGCCGGACGACATTGCAAAAGCCGTGCGATTTCTGGCCAGCGACGCGGCGGGGTTCATCACCGGCGAGGTTCTGACCGTGTCGGGCGGCTATCGCTTGTAG
- a CDS encoding ABC transporter ATP-binding protein/permease, which produces MKTTKFAAWFAKRIDPERPAKGAPPRQLGAFFRWALDGCWPVIAIAGFLFALGGAFEALVMLLLGRIVDATATGGVSFWADNAALLFWAAAVLLVLRPVSFGLATGFQSIALAPNLFSQVMVRLNRHTLGQSVSFFDDDFAGRIAQKQMQTANSIVSVVQESVNAITFALAAVVGMLALSASVDPGMTVIVLLWLVLYVVLLRAFLPRIRKRSAARAGARAGVTGQIVDTVTNIRTVKLFAHDAHEDRAALDSVGRFRSSAIHWAELAVWFRFLLIVLAGSLPVAMLGYGLTRWGAGGVTSGDLAATGAMSIRLAQMTGWVSWTLMTIYADLGEVEDGMHTLSPAHGLVDRPDAKELTVADGRIVFDAVDFTYGRPVGGVRALSLDVAPGEKIGIVGASGAGKSTLVSLLLRLYDPEGGEIRIDGQNIAGVTQESLRRQVGMVTQDTAMFNRPARDNILYGRQTASEGELIAAAEKAEADEFIRDLEDGEGRSGYDAHLGERGVKLSGGQRQRIALARAILKDAPILVLDEATSALDSEVEAAIQAALARVMEGKTVLAIAHRLSTIVQMDRIVVMEAGRIVETGSHDDLLTKGGIYAGLWARQSGGFLGDELDGDAGAAAE; this is translated from the coding sequence ATGAAAACGACCAAATTTGCAGCGTGGTTCGCCAAGCGGATCGACCCGGAACGCCCGGCCAAAGGCGCGCCGCCAAGACAACTGGGCGCATTCTTTCGCTGGGCGCTTGACGGGTGTTGGCCTGTCATTGCCATCGCCGGATTTCTGTTTGCTTTGGGCGGTGCGTTTGAGGCGTTGGTCATGTTGTTGCTGGGGCGGATCGTGGATGCCACGGCGACGGGCGGCGTGAGCTTTTGGGCGGATAACGCGGCCTTGTTATTCTGGGCCGCGGCGGTGTTGTTGGTGCTGCGTCCGGTCTCCTTCGGGCTGGCCACGGGGTTTCAATCTATTGCGTTGGCACCGAACCTGTTTAGTCAGGTCATGGTGCGGTTGAACCGGCATACGCTGGGCCAGTCAGTCAGCTTTTTCGACGATGATTTCGCGGGCCGCATTGCGCAAAAGCAGATGCAGACCGCCAACAGCATCGTTTCGGTCGTACAGGAATCGGTGAATGCGATCACCTTTGCGCTGGCGGCCGTTGTGGGGATGCTGGCGTTGAGCGCGAGTGTTGATCCGGGAATGACCGTGATCGTGCTGCTCTGGCTGGTGCTTTATGTCGTGTTGCTGAGGGCTTTCCTGCCGCGGATTCGCAAACGCTCGGCGGCGCGGGCCGGGGCGCGGGCCGGTGTGACGGGGCAGATTGTCGATACCGTGACCAATATCCGCACCGTGAAGCTGTTCGCCCATGACGCGCATGAGGATCGCGCCGCATTGGACAGTGTCGGGCGGTTTCGCAGCAGCGCCATTCATTGGGCCGAGCTGGCGGTGTGGTTCCGCTTTTTGTTGATCGTATTGGCCGGGTCATTGCCGGTTGCGATGCTGGGCTATGGGTTGACGCGCTGGGGCGCGGGCGGCGTGACGAGCGGCGATCTGGCGGCGACGGGAGCGATGTCGATCCGGCTGGCGCAGATGACGGGTTGGGTAAGTTGGACCTTGATGACGATCTATGCCGATCTGGGCGAGGTCGAGGACGGGATGCACACGCTGTCGCCGGCGCATGGTCTGGTTGATCGCCCGGATGCAAAAGAGTTGACGGTTGCGGATGGGCGTATCGTGTTTGATGCGGTCGATTTCACCTATGGCCGCCCGGTGGGCGGGGTTCGGGCGCTGTCGCTTGACGTGGCGCCGGGCGAGAAGATCGGCATCGTTGGCGCATCCGGCGCGGGGAAATCGACGCTGGTGTCGTTGCTGCTGCGGCTTTATGATCCTGAGGGCGGCGAGATCAGGATCGACGGGCAAAACATTGCCGGGGTGACGCAAGAAAGCCTGCGCCGTCAGGTGGGGATGGTGACGCAGGATACGGCGATGTTCAATCGTCCGGCACGCGACAACATCCTTTATGGCCGTCAGACCGCGAGCGAGGGCGAGTTGATCGCCGCCGCCGAAAAGGCCGAGGCAGATGAGTTTATTCGCGACCTTGAGGATGGCGAGGGGCGCTCTGGCTATGATGCCCATCTGGGCGAGCGGGGCGTCAAGCTGTCTGGGGGGCAGCGGCAGCGGATCGCATTGGCGCGCGCCATTTTGAAGGACGCGCCGATTCTGGTTCTGGACGAGGCGACATCGGCGCTCGATTCCGAGGTCGAGGCGGCGATTCAGGCGGCTTTGGCGCGGGTGATGGAGGGCAAGACAGTGCTGGCGATTGCGCACCGCTTGTCGACCATCGTTCAGATGGATCGGATCGTGGTGATGGAAGCGGGCCGCATCGTGGAGACCGGAAGCCACGACGATTTGCTGACCAAAGGCGGGATTTACGCGGGGCTTTGGGCGCGCCAGTCGGGCGGGTTCTTGGGCGATGAGCTTGATGGTGACGCCGGAGCGGCGGCAGAGTGA